One Edaphobacter flagellatus genomic region harbors:
- the cynS gene encoding cyanase → MITRQEATQRILEAKQEKQLTFREIANDVGMHPVFVTATLLGQGTFHAEQSERLIKMLDLGEDVAIALQQIPSKGSLSAPVPVDPLLYRFHEINQIYGTTIKALIHEMFGDGIMSAIDFTMDIERISDSAGDRVKITYNGKFLPYKRW, encoded by the coding sequence ATGATAACCCGGCAAGAGGCAACGCAGAGGATTCTTGAAGCGAAACAGGAAAAGCAGCTTACATTTCGCGAGATTGCAAATGATGTTGGCATGCATCCTGTCTTTGTAACGGCGACGCTTCTCGGACAAGGAACATTCCATGCTGAACAAAGTGAGAGATTGATCAAAATGCTTGACCTTGGGGAGGATGTGGCCATAGCGCTCCAGCAAATACCTTCAAAGGGTTCCCTCTCTGCGCCCGTACCCGTAGACCCTCTTCTCTATCGATTTCACGAGATCAATCAGATCTATGGAACAACCATCAAGGCTCTTATACATGAGATGTTTGGAGACGGAATCATGAGTGCGATCGACTTCACGATGGACATAGAACGGATTTCCGACTCGGCAGGAGACCGCGTGAAGATCACGTACAACGGTAAGTTTTTGCCCTATAAGCGGTGGTAA
- a CDS encoding NHL domain-containing protein: MTSLRKPLPEGRYAVFAGILFAMVMGSIVLWLNRKQSVEVTLHGGPPTLELSAIAVDDQHNVYVSSRTLNQVFRISADGRIRVVAGDGVRGFSGDGTLATRAALAEPVGLAIARAGDLFVADMGNNRVRQIDPAGTIRTIAGDGTMGGRTNTPAIATGLYEPISIAMDSREDLLIGGTTSIGIRRINAITGIVSKVLGAGLPGVQSVGEPAAGPFWVAASDDGEIYYSDPSRNAVSFLNESTGAVHRIAGSAICGFSGDGGPALDAKLCFPEGLAIGKDRKLYIADTGNNRIRVVDFRRGMIATVAGTGEPVHSGDEGPASKAALRGPMGVALDDEGNLYIADTGNDCIRRIDSATGKIATLVDASDILGVTRGGGSIRR; the protein is encoded by the coding sequence ATGACTAGCTTGCGAAAGCCATTGCCAGAAGGGAGATACGCTGTTTTTGCAGGCATCCTCTTCGCGATGGTGATGGGGAGCATCGTGCTGTGGTTGAACCGGAAGCAGTCAGTAGAAGTTACCCTCCATGGAGGGCCGCCTACTCTTGAACTTTCAGCGATTGCGGTGGACGATCAGCACAATGTATATGTCAGTTCAAGAACCCTGAATCAAGTATTTCGTATTTCTGCTGACGGTAGGATTCGTGTTGTTGCAGGTGATGGAGTAAGGGGGTTCTCAGGTGATGGAACTCTTGCAACACGGGCGGCTCTTGCGGAACCCGTCGGACTAGCTATTGCTAGAGCCGGCGACCTCTTCGTTGCCGATATGGGCAATAATCGTGTTCGTCAAATTGATCCTGCTGGCACAATACGAACCATAGCAGGGGACGGCACTATGGGGGGACGGACGAATACGCCAGCTATAGCGACAGGGCTCTACGAGCCGATTTCAATTGCCATGGATTCTCGCGAAGATCTTTTGATTGGCGGCACAACCTCCATTGGAATTCGTCGCATAAATGCGATTACCGGGATCGTCAGCAAGGTTCTAGGTGCCGGTTTACCTGGAGTCCAGTCTGTTGGTGAGCCTGCAGCTGGTCCTTTCTGGGTTGCGGCGAGTGATGATGGCGAAATTTATTATTCCGATCCGAGCCGTAACGCAGTTTCCTTTCTGAATGAAAGCACCGGTGCAGTACACCGTATCGCAGGTAGCGCAATATGTGGCTTTAGCGGCGACGGCGGCCCGGCTCTCGACGCGAAGCTTTGTTTCCCTGAAGGACTAGCTATTGGCAAAGATCGCAAACTCTATATTGCGGATACTGGCAACAACCGAATACGTGTTGTCGATTTTAGACGAGGCATGATTGCGACAGTGGCAGGTACTGGAGAACCAGTTCACTCCGGTGATGAAGGCCCAGCAAGTAAAGCCGCTCTGAGAGGCCCAATGGGCGTTGCTCTCGACGATGAAGGCAACCTTTACATTGCTGATACCGGTAACGACTGTATTCGAAGAATCGACAGCGCAACCGGCAAAATTGCGACTTTGGTAGATGCCAGTGACATCCTTGGGGTTACACGCGGTGGTGGAAGCATCAGGCGTTGA
- a CDS encoding CehA/McbA family metallohydrolase: protein MLRRTWLLSVTPLLLIAAGCSRIRQPHVSSADDSSNALQPFAEHIRCLETTLELLGQPLDLRDKAHIQNALGGSQPDMVQREVARILEKDVIASVDINAESQVDLRIGTAQPSLVQGGASVFLVQINNRAGTTSSLSVASPNSGPVYIPSTFAAEPKSQLTAQDVSERWADISLFNAPPMSSHLSGSPLEYAVLVISSRDAGYRTAKLSFAVGDRPLDSSIKALTIPFRVTPATQIDLHILDSDGEPTTASLIVQDEKGRIFPSQAKRLAPDFYFQPQVYRHDGENLLLPPGDYTITSTGGPEYRTATQKLHVANVSRMDLPIRLERWIDPAALGWFSGDDHIHPAGCSHYENPTQGVDPRSMDRQVQGEHLNFGAVLVWGPCFYYQKQFFRGRSDDPSSTLDSLLHYDLEVSGFPSSHAGHLVLLNLQSLTFRKTERIEQWPTWDLPVLRWAKSQNAATGFAHSGWGLQVHSDTLPNYEIPPFDGIGANEYIVDVTQPGLVDFISAGDTPYVWELNIWYHTLNVGFRTRLSGETDFPCIYDERVGQGRTYAKLRRPLSFTSFVNAVKDGAAYVSDGRSHLMNFAVNGVEVGTHNSQINIEGPQTVNVEVLATAMLPEQSNSAIDELPYNQRPYWSLERARIGTTRKVPVELIVNGQPVAKQEIVADGSMHKLKFAVPLKKSSWMAVRILPSSHTDPIFALVDGKPIRASRRSAIWCLKGVDEAWKQKSRLISPQELQEAKQAYEHARQVYRQLATESAND, encoded by the coding sequence ATGCTCCGGCGAACTTGGCTGCTGTCTGTCACACCGCTATTGTTGATTGCCGCCGGGTGCTCTCGCATCCGGCAGCCACATGTTAGCTCCGCAGACGATTCCTCGAATGCATTGCAGCCGTTCGCCGAACATATTCGCTGCCTGGAGACCACTCTAGAACTTCTAGGGCAGCCATTGGATCTGCGAGACAAGGCTCATATCCAGAACGCGCTGGGCGGTTCTCAGCCGGACATGGTTCAGCGTGAGGTTGCAAGGATTCTTGAGAAAGATGTCATCGCCTCAGTCGATATCAATGCGGAGAGTCAAGTCGATCTGAGAATTGGAACTGCTCAACCATCGTTGGTACAAGGCGGCGCAAGCGTGTTTCTGGTCCAGATCAATAATCGTGCTGGAACCACTTCGAGTCTTTCGGTGGCCAGTCCAAATAGTGGACCTGTCTATATTCCATCAACGTTTGCTGCCGAACCGAAGAGCCAATTGACCGCTCAGGATGTGAGCGAACGTTGGGCAGACATCTCCTTGTTCAATGCACCACCAATGTCTAGCCATCTCTCGGGATCGCCCTTGGAATATGCCGTCCTCGTCATATCGAGTCGAGATGCGGGTTATCGTACAGCGAAGTTGAGTTTTGCTGTTGGCGACAGGCCATTGGACTCAAGCATCAAGGCACTCACGATTCCTTTTCGTGTCACACCAGCGACACAGATTGATCTCCACATTCTGGATAGCGATGGTGAGCCTACAACGGCGTCCTTGATCGTTCAGGACGAGAAAGGACGGATCTTTCCAAGCCAGGCCAAAAGACTGGCTCCTGACTTTTATTTTCAGCCGCAGGTATATCGCCACGATGGAGAAAACCTTCTCCTTCCACCAGGAGACTATACGATTACTTCCACTGGGGGACCTGAATACAGAACAGCCACGCAGAAGTTGCACGTCGCTAATGTTTCGCGCATGGATCTGCCTATTCGTCTCGAGCGCTGGATCGATCCGGCAGCGCTCGGATGGTTTTCCGGTGACGATCATATTCACCCTGCAGGTTGTTCCCACTATGAAAATCCCACTCAGGGTGTGGACCCCAGATCTATGGATCGCCAGGTCCAGGGAGAGCACCTCAATTTTGGAGCCGTCCTGGTGTGGGGACCGTGTTTCTACTATCAAAAGCAATTCTTCCGCGGACGATCGGACGATCCTTCGTCCACGCTGGACTCTCTCTTGCATTATGACCTCGAAGTATCTGGGTTTCCGTCAAGCCATGCGGGGCATCTCGTCCTGTTGAATCTTCAGAGCCTGACGTTCCGCAAAACTGAGCGTATTGAGCAATGGCCAACGTGGGATCTGCCTGTGCTGCGCTGGGCTAAGTCACAGAACGCCGCAACTGGATTCGCTCATTCGGGATGGGGTCTGCAAGTACATTCAGATACGCTGCCGAACTATGAAATACCACCATTCGACGGTATCGGAGCAAACGAATATATCGTGGACGTCACGCAGCCTGGACTCGTCGACTTTATCTCTGCGGGTGACACACCGTACGTATGGGAGTTGAACATCTGGTATCACACGTTGAATGTTGGGTTCCGCACCCGATTATCAGGGGAGACGGACTTTCCCTGTATCTACGATGAACGTGTTGGCCAGGGAAGAACTTACGCCAAGCTGCGGAGGCCGCTATCGTTCACAAGCTTTGTGAATGCTGTGAAAGATGGAGCTGCGTATGTCTCTGACGGCAGAAGTCACCTGATGAACTTTGCCGTCAACGGCGTCGAAGTTGGAACGCACAACAGCCAGATCAACATTGAAGGTCCTCAAACAGTAAACGTAGAGGTGCTTGCTACCGCCATGTTGCCAGAGCAGTCCAACTCTGCCATCGATGAACTTCCCTATAACCAACGTCCGTATTGGAGCCTAGAGCGCGCAAGAATTGGAACAACTCGCAAAGTCCCAGTCGAACTAATCGTCAACGGACAACCCGTTGCGAAGCAGGAGATTGTCGCTGACGGATCGATGCACAAACTTAAGTTTGCGGTTCCGCTAAAGAAAAGTAGCTGGATGGCTGTGCGTATCCTTCCTTCGTCACATACCGATCCGATCTTTGCTCTTGTGGATGGAAAGCCGATCCGTGCCTCTCGTCGCAGCGCCATCTGGTGTTTGAAAGGTGTCGACGAAGCGTGGAAACAGAAGTCCCGTCTCATCTCGCCTCAAGAATTGCAGGAGGCAAAACAAGCCTACGAACATGCACGTCAGGTCTACCGTCAATTAGCCACTGAGAGCGCCAATGACTAG
- a CDS encoding carbon-nitrogen hydrolase family protein: MSFANRVRRRVVEGIVVCLVVAGARVPCSALEQTRRVRIAVCQILVIDGDKEGNFKRIEYALQTAHDQRADIATFPESSILGWENPDAYQLATPIPGEDSNRIAELARKYHIMIAIGMDERVQATLYDSAILVDKEGKLLWKYRKLRVLPELMNPPYAVGDPAGIGVVDTEFGRVGLVICADTFGDEYAKRVTELKPDLMIVPYGWAAAPIRWPQHERDLEDLVTRRAREWSAPTVGTDLVGQMTHGPWAGETYGGASLVVSSKGKVIAMLRDRDVEVRTVAIELPTRMKSTKDEKGVAGKENR, encoded by the coding sequence ATGAGCTTTGCCAATCGTGTGCGCCGTAGAGTTGTCGAAGGAATCGTCGTTTGTCTTGTTGTTGCTGGCGCTCGGGTTCCATGCTCTGCGCTTGAACAAACCAGAAGAGTACGTATTGCGGTTTGCCAGATTCTCGTAATCGATGGAGACAAAGAGGGAAACTTCAAGCGAATTGAATATGCTCTGCAGACAGCGCACGATCAGCGTGCCGACATAGCTACATTTCCGGAATCCTCTATTCTTGGATGGGAAAATCCGGATGCTTACCAACTTGCAACACCTATTCCGGGGGAAGATAGCAATCGCATCGCAGAGCTTGCTCGGAAGTACCACATCATGATTGCCATCGGTATGGATGAGCGCGTACAGGCAACCCTTTATGACTCCGCGATTCTAGTCGATAAAGAAGGCAAGTTGCTCTGGAAATATCGCAAGCTCCGGGTACTGCCTGAGCTTATGAATCCACCCTATGCCGTGGGCGACCCCGCCGGGATTGGAGTCGTTGACACGGAGTTCGGCCGTGTCGGTCTGGTAATCTGTGCGGACACGTTTGGCGATGAGTATGCAAAGAGGGTGACAGAATTGAAGCCCGACCTGATGATTGTCCCGTATGGTTGGGCGGCAGCTCCTATCCGATGGCCACAGCACGAGCGTGATCTCGAAGACCTTGTTACGCGTCGCGCCAGAGAATGGTCTGCGCCAACAGTCGGTACTGATCTCGTTGGTCAGATGACACATGGTCCGTGGGCTGGAGAGACCTACGGCGGAGCCAGCCTTGTCGTTTCGTCGAAGGGTAAGGTCATCGCCATGCTTCGTGATCGAGACGTTGAAGTCCGAACGGTTGCGATCGAATTGCCCACGAGGATGAAGTCAACGAAGGATGAGAAGGGCGTTGCTGGCAAGGAGAATCGATAA
- a CDS encoding glycoside hydrolase family 2 TIM barrel-domain containing protein, producing MNISRRGAIGGLFSGFLSRQLFLPVKLSAADLVLSSHGRPGAPEVLPRMEFCINGRWEISLDDSESRVPSQGWISLRAPARPPIVREQPNKAHWYRCNLVIPPDWAGADRTYFFRIEKLGHYAVLYWNGKRISDHFGQYSPFEADITGHLVPGVANEVVVYVHDASGPYARPGGKISTQKQGRAYRGAVIHESDRNWTGIVGDITLGWRPSTHISNVYVIPSVREGKLEVETSTAGPGRPGAGMMIHTTVLDGDRVVLELPERSASLVAPVRTQADWHRPILWGPEPYGQPKLYSVYTELRSNGLVIDRLLTRFGFREVWIEDRTLFLNGKKLWVSGTYFNKLSALRYLNDSHSQSLMLSIMQQSGLNLLHGHWDCLGTPWLNRCDEQGMLVMAGFFCDGRPDIQSDADSDWEGWMESTCFDWVRTVRNHPSIVIWRPTDVIPENLWDKPGETVAFYSRMAKQVRKLDTSRPLADDTDIQSWAQGSLKDQSVPGIYDDGSYMAEVMASTNKPFLTKEIYTNFSNVCEVSSFLRLFYEKAYRGGGAGVIVQHIPLIDRENKFHLSWLSESGYGNRDAGSDMDQENLPNWCDSRQPIWTPSVYSRLFSELYTQFLRRKPQATEKKQQGEVLFSGLIPNEFVVLMPSKPGRCEPVGLRVSGDGTAWIKDIFPGEYVLHCQRSLVPIVVSITAPVKPGYSAVQHLHVSQDLLCKHSQAHAAIRNR from the coding sequence ATGAATATAAGCAGAAGAGGTGCGATAGGAGGACTGTTCTCTGGCTTCCTGTCGCGTCAGTTGTTTCTCCCCGTGAAACTCTCAGCAGCAGATCTCGTGCTCAGTAGCCATGGACGGCCAGGAGCACCGGAAGTCCTTCCTCGTATGGAGTTCTGTATCAACGGAAGATGGGAGATTTCGCTAGACGATTCTGAGAGTCGCGTGCCTTCGCAGGGATGGATCTCGTTGCGCGCACCCGCACGGCCACCCATAGTTCGAGAACAGCCAAACAAAGCACATTGGTACCGCTGCAACTTGGTCATACCGCCTGACTGGGCGGGTGCAGATCGAACCTATTTCTTTCGAATAGAAAAGTTAGGGCATTATGCTGTGCTGTATTGGAATGGAAAGCGCATATCCGATCACTTCGGACAGTATTCTCCCTTCGAAGCCGATATAACAGGACACCTCGTTCCCGGCGTTGCCAATGAAGTTGTTGTATACGTGCACGATGCATCTGGGCCTTATGCACGTCCCGGTGGAAAGATAAGCACTCAAAAGCAAGGGCGTGCATATCGTGGCGCAGTCATCCATGAAAGTGACCGTAATTGGACTGGCATCGTTGGTGATATCACGCTAGGATGGCGGCCCAGTACTCATATATCCAATGTCTACGTGATTCCATCCGTACGTGAAGGCAAGCTTGAAGTTGAGACAAGCACTGCAGGGCCTGGTCGTCCTGGTGCTGGAATGATGATCCACACAACTGTGCTGGATGGCGACAGGGTCGTACTCGAATTGCCGGAGCGATCTGCGAGTTTGGTCGCTCCAGTCCGTACCCAGGCAGACTGGCATAGACCGATACTTTGGGGGCCGGAGCCGTACGGTCAGCCGAAACTCTATTCGGTATACACCGAGTTGCGAAGCAACGGCCTCGTTATAGACCGTCTACTCACCCGCTTTGGCTTTCGGGAGGTGTGGATCGAAGATCGTACGTTGTTCTTGAATGGCAAGAAGCTTTGGGTCTCCGGAACTTATTTCAATAAGCTCTCGGCGCTCCGTTATCTTAACGATTCTCACTCCCAGTCCCTCATGCTTTCCATCATGCAGCAGTCGGGCCTAAATCTCTTGCATGGTCATTGGGATTGTCTTGGAACGCCATGGCTCAATCGATGCGATGAGCAGGGAATGTTGGTCATGGCGGGCTTCTTTTGTGACGGTCGACCTGATATCCAATCCGATGCCGATTCAGACTGGGAGGGCTGGATGGAATCCACCTGCTTCGACTGGGTGCGTACCGTCCGCAATCATCCTTCCATTGTGATCTGGCGACCGACCGATGTAATCCCAGAGAATCTGTGGGACAAACCGGGCGAAACAGTGGCCTTTTACTCGCGCATGGCAAAGCAGGTCCGAAAGTTGGATACCTCCCGGCCACTTGCAGATGACACTGATATTCAATCCTGGGCACAGGGATCGCTCAAAGACCAGTCAGTGCCGGGAATTTATGATGACGGCTCGTATATGGCTGAGGTGATGGCTTCGACGAACAAGCCATTCCTTACCAAAGAGATTTATACGAACTTTTCGAATGTTTGCGAGGTGAGTTCCTTCCTGCGGCTTTTCTATGAAAAGGCATACAGAGGGGGAGGGGCAGGGGTGATTGTCCAGCACATTCCTTTGATTGATCGAGAGAATAAGTTTCATCTTTCGTGGCTAAGCGAGAGTGGCTATGGGAACCGGGACGCGGGATCAGACATGGATCAGGAAAATCTGCCGAATTGGTGCGATTCACGACAGCCTATCTGGACACCCTCCGTCTACAGCAGACTATTCTCGGAGTTGTATACGCAGTTTCTAAGGCGAAAGCCTCAAGCCACCGAAAAAAAACAGCAGGGCGAGGTTCTCTTCTCTGGGCTGATTCCTAACGAATTTGTCGTGTTGATGCCGAGCAAACCCGGCAGATGTGAACCGGTCGGCCTGCGAGTTAGCGGAGATGGCACAGCGTGGATTAAGGATATTTTTCCAGGGGAGTACGTTCTTCACTGTCAGCGCAGTCTTGTTCCAATCGTGGTTTCTATAACCGCTCCAGTGAAGCCTGGATATTCTGCCGTGCAGCATCTCCATGTCTCTCAGGATTTGTTATGCAAGCATAGCCAGGCACATGCAGCAATAAGGAATCGCTAG
- a CDS encoding TonB-dependent receptor: MAFVCLLLYIVPTFGQNSATSDIRGTVTDPTGAAVIGVEVTIHEIRTGVTKRLETNGAGLYDAVSILPGTYAVTFSKPGFKKVVNSDITLDTGAITLNATLVIGANSETVSVDAEEVQLKTENAEQSATLKAETMTELPNVGLSWTNFTQTLPGVSGTGTSVSVNGNMRYQGNWLSDGGTITHPQSADPFTGVQETISEVKIDTSNFGAQYGSGGAIFNQITKSGTNSFHGAVYEYVQNDFFNATTYFASAVPNLRFNNWGGSIGGPVLKNKLFFYFNYDRTHNTSTSYRYATYPTQQMRDGDFSSAVFTPIYDPATYSGGTRQAFAGNVIPKSRLDPVAVAIQSYMPMPNLPGTTNNWHGALTSINPNNRYFGRFDYNISEKNRLTGTTFVTTNDSFNPSPDCPMDCQNNNGRFYLAQLTDVWTLSPRVVNEFRMAYLGQGNQFSPPNLNQGYPSKIGLAYAKADIFPNITISGSTGFGGTSIGSGANSHINQNSYEPSDVVTFVSGKHILTFGGTLPMLQSNTSPWGNIVSGNFTFAGYYTQKNPYASGSGQSYADFLLGQAQSWSATNTPTIYLRSKIPQVFLQDDWKPFPHLTLNLGLRYQHQGGWSETQNRLGLFDPALTNPVTNTLGAIWFAGNNGRSKIQNGVNSFLPRVGFSWAANRSIVVRAGYGRYAYLWSGDLYGSGGRSLGAGSTGSMSDSNQINPVVLLSATNPTLNYTAPTRNPGGYNGQSVNYYPVDTPVSIVDQYSLSIQKLLADGLVWQVAYVGSHATHLSFPVNINQVPQAQLGPGNAQARRPYPQFLNINGDNYNASSNYNSLQTYVEKSFHNGLTYNVNYTYSRLLDNQDSSGWGGQAGTQAYQSSYDPGANYGPSNYDITHMLKGYAVYRLPFGAGQQWLNRSRLWDIPFGGWQLSSVVNIQSGTPFTALVGTANQTGAQGGNWFPNVVGNPHLNNPTVQQWFNPSAFAIPAAYTFGNARRNSLRGPRFTTVNLSVGKNFSLRKDSPLNLQVRMDAFNAFNHTVFANPNANIGTPSAGTITSTQISGRVLQLGARLAF; the protein is encoded by the coding sequence ATGGCTTTTGTTTGTCTGCTCCTCTATATTGTCCCGACGTTCGGGCAGAACTCGGCCACCAGTGACATTCGAGGTACGGTGACTGATCCGACAGGCGCCGCGGTGATCGGGGTGGAGGTGACTATTCATGAGATTCGAACCGGCGTAACGAAGCGTCTTGAGACGAATGGCGCAGGACTATACGACGCGGTCTCGATCCTTCCAGGTACGTATGCCGTTACCTTCTCCAAGCCAGGTTTTAAGAAGGTTGTTAACTCCGATATAACTCTCGACACTGGCGCCATAACTCTCAATGCGACATTGGTCATCGGTGCCAACAGTGAAACGGTGAGCGTAGACGCGGAGGAAGTGCAACTCAAGACGGAGAACGCTGAGCAGTCAGCCACCCTCAAAGCAGAAACCATGACGGAGCTTCCTAACGTCGGATTGAGCTGGACGAACTTCACGCAAACTCTTCCTGGTGTTTCTGGGACAGGAACCTCGGTCTCGGTCAATGGAAATATGCGCTATCAAGGCAACTGGTTGTCGGACGGGGGGACCATTACGCATCCACAAAGCGCCGATCCTTTCACCGGTGTGCAAGAGACCATCTCCGAGGTAAAGATTGATACATCGAACTTCGGTGCGCAATACGGAAGCGGCGGAGCCATATTCAATCAGATTACCAAGAGCGGGACGAATAGCTTTCATGGAGCTGTTTACGAATACGTTCAGAACGATTTCTTCAACGCGACTACGTACTTCGCCTCAGCTGTTCCCAACCTTCGCTTCAATAACTGGGGCGGATCGATTGGTGGGCCCGTTCTGAAGAATAAACTCTTCTTCTACTTCAACTACGACCGGACGCACAATACGTCAACTTCCTACAGGTACGCGACATACCCAACCCAGCAGATGCGGGATGGCGATTTCTCCAGCGCAGTATTTACTCCCATCTATGATCCTGCGACCTATTCAGGGGGCACGCGTCAGGCTTTTGCTGGGAACGTGATTCCTAAGAGCCGCCTCGATCCGGTTGCCGTAGCGATTCAATCCTATATGCCGATGCCGAATCTTCCCGGTACGACAAATAACTGGCATGGCGCATTGACAAGCATCAATCCCAACAATCGATATTTCGGACGTTTTGACTACAACATCAGTGAGAAAAACCGGCTAACCGGAACGACGTTCGTGACAACGAACGACAGTTTCAATCCTTCACCGGACTGTCCGATGGACTGTCAAAACAATAACGGCCGCTTCTATTTGGCCCAACTCACGGATGTCTGGACTCTTAGTCCACGAGTCGTTAATGAGTTCCGCATGGCATATCTAGGGCAGGGGAACCAGTTCTCGCCACCCAACCTCAACCAGGGCTATCCAAGCAAGATTGGGCTTGCTTACGCAAAGGCCGATATTTTCCCGAATATTACAATCTCTGGATCAACTGGATTTGGCGGCACAAGCATCGGTAGCGGAGCCAACTCTCATATTAATCAGAACTCGTATGAACCCTCCGATGTCGTTACGTTTGTCTCGGGCAAGCATATTCTCACGTTTGGCGGAACGTTACCCATGCTGCAATCGAATACAAGCCCCTGGGGCAACATCGTTTCCGGCAACTTTACCTTTGCTGGTTACTATACGCAAAAGAACCCTTATGCCAGTGGAAGCGGGCAAAGCTATGCAGACTTCCTTCTCGGGCAGGCCCAATCGTGGAGTGCCACGAACACGCCAACCATCTACCTCCGGAGCAAAATTCCACAGGTCTTCTTGCAGGATGATTGGAAGCCCTTTCCTCACTTGACGCTCAATCTTGGCCTTCGCTATCAGCATCAAGGAGGATGGTCTGAGACGCAGAATCGTCTTGGCTTATTTGACCCTGCGCTGACGAATCCCGTAACAAATACTCTCGGAGCGATCTGGTTTGCTGGTAACAATGGACGATCAAAGATCCAGAACGGAGTCAATAGCTTTCTTCCACGTGTTGGATTCTCGTGGGCAGCAAATCGCTCGATAGTCGTTCGCGCAGGGTATGGCAGGTATGCCTATCTTTGGAGCGGAGACCTTTACGGATCCGGCGGCCGTAGTCTTGGAGCCGGAAGCACGGGTTCCATGTCGGATTCAAATCAAATCAATCCCGTGGTCCTCCTTTCGGCAACGAATCCGACATTGAACTACACAGCTCCTACTCGCAATCCCGGAGGTTATAACGGCCAATCGGTTAACTACTATCCCGTCGATACTCCGGTGTCGATTGTAGATCAATACTCCCTGAGTATTCAGAAGCTGCTGGCCGATGGCCTGGTATGGCAGGTAGCCTACGTCGGAAGCCACGCGACGCATCTCTCGTTCCCCGTCAATATCAACCAAGTGCCGCAGGCTCAGCTCGGCCCAGGAAACGCTCAGGCTCGGCGTCCCTATCCTCAGTTCCTGAATATCAACGGCGACAACTATAACGCCAGCTCAAATTACAATTCGTTGCAAACCTACGTTGAGAAGAGTTTCCACAACGGATTGACCTACAACGTCAATTACACGTATTCGAGGTTGCTCGACAATCAGGACTCTTCCGGCTGGGGAGGGCAGGCAGGCACGCAGGCCTACCAGAGTTCCTACGATCCCGGTGCGAACTACGGACCTTCAAACTACGACATCACCCACATGCTGAAAGGTTATGCAGTCTATCGGCTGCCTTTTGGAGCGGGGCAACAGTGGCTCAACCGCAGCCGCCTCTGGGATATTCCATTCGGTGGGTGGCAGCTCTCTTCTGTTGTGAACATTCAGTCGGGTACGCCGTTTACAGCTCTTGTGGGTACAGCCAACCAGACAGGCGCCCAGGGGGGAAACTGGTTTCCAAATGTTGTAGGGAATCCACATCTGAATAATCCTACGGTTCAACAGTGGTTCAATCCTTCCGCCTTTGCTATTCCAGCTGCATATACTTTCGGCAATGCTCGCAGAAATTCCCTGCGCGGTCCGCGGTTCACGACAGTAAATCTCTCTGTTGGGAAGAACTTTTCGTTGCGGAAGGATTCGCCGCTCAACCTTCAGGTTCGCATGGATGCGTTCAATGCTTTCAATCACACCGTCTTCGCCAACCCCAACGCAAATATAGGAACACCATCTGCCGGCACAATTACAAGCACTCAGATCTCTGGACGAGTGCTTCAACTCGGCGCGAGATTGGCGTTCTAG
- a CDS encoding YceI family protein, with amino-acid sequence MLIHKTRETLSQTELRYATVHLFLGLAFSFLHVSVALAADKSLHKMTVTLHPEKTSIHWTLSDPIHTVHGTFKLTRGVVSLNLDDGSAEGLIEVDAASGESGSAARDGRMHKNVLESDRYPVISFRPTRIIGEAMAASDEVVTAEGIFRIHGADHPLQLRINLHPRGNEITVQTHFVVPYVDWGMKDPSTFILRVDRMVDLDVETTVSRELIAVPAIKP; translated from the coding sequence ATGCTCATACATAAGACTCGCGAAACTCTATCTCAGACAGAATTGCGCTATGCTACTGTGCATCTGTTCCTTGGTCTCGCATTCTCCTTTCTACATGTCTCAGTCGCTCTCGCAGCGGATAAAAGCTTACATAAAATGACGGTCACTCTCCATCCGGAGAAGACCTCAATCCACTGGACTCTTTCTGATCCTATTCACACGGTCCATGGAACGTTCAAGCTTACGCGAGGAGTTGTCAGCCTCAATCTCGATGACGGCTCTGCCGAAGGACTGATCGAAGTGGATGCAGCTAGTGGAGAGAGTGGAAGCGCCGCCCGAGATGGGCGCATGCACAAGAATGTTTTGGAGAGCGATCGCTACCCGGTTATCAGTTTTCGTCCCACACGTATCATTGGGGAAGCCATGGCGGCTAGCGATGAGGTCGTCACAGCGGAAGGAATCTTTCGTATCCATGGTGCAGACCATCCACTCCAACTGCGTATTAATCTCCATCCACGGGGGAACGAAATCACAGTACAGACACATTTTGTTGTGCCCTACGTCGATTGGGGGATGAAAGATCCAAGCACATTCATTCTTCGCGTGGACAGAATGGTGGATCTCGACGTCGAAACAACCGTGAGCAGGGAGCTAATAGCGGTGCCCGCTATCAAACCGTGA